Proteins from a genomic interval of Sphingobacterium lactis:
- a CDS encoding DEAD/DEAH box helicase family protein: protein MAFLYDTLLQEFGKRAIAQVTVPSHVTDNLMSGFAQRPYQIEAFQRFILCESEDFEGKPKRPVHLLYNMATGSGKTLIMAGLMLHLYSKGYRNFLFFVNSNNIIQKTRDNFLNPNASKYLFNSKIVIGAKHVLIKEVDNFDEADDRNINVKFTTIQQLHIDLSNTKENSVTFEDFEEKKLVLLADEAHHLVAGTKSGKLFGSWEDTVKKIHDANLENILLEFTATIDTNTATLVNHYQDKVLFKYNLAEFRNDKYSKEINLIRSLFDEQDRTIQALILNLYRQELATLNNINLKPVILFKAKATIKESERNKENFHKLIDNFSAGLVEKVRKTSTVPVVQKAFRFFEANEISADVIAKRIQANFKFENCLSANNDAEAEQNQILLNTLEDENNPIRAVFAVQKLNEGWDVLNLFDIVRLYEGRDGKEGKPGKATLAEAQLIGRGARYYPFSLDEGQDRFTRKFDEDISNDLKVLEELYYHTKEDSRYISELKKALVDSGIYEDDENLVSKQLTLKLDFKATGFYRDGQVFFNKKVPKSFDNIKSFADLGVKKTNYLHVLSSGVGRMSSAFFEMELTRSNDEIIKTRDVKLTEIPSNIIRFALSQNPFFYFDSLTRYFPGISSLGTFVESTNYLGALQITFSGTASRLEEINHLDYLQAMNALLQSIESDIKSNSTEYEGSDFIKKPVHEVFRDKEIKVYKGSERADGQEALVAQEPWYVYNANYGTSEEKKFVELFSRRFNSLNQKFENIYLIRNEREVKIFDKLGRAFEPDFLLFCKQRKKEHITFQVFIEPKGTHLVGHDKWKEDFLREVSEEKKTIKINMDTYLITAVPFYNYSNENVFSTSLDDVL, encoded by the coding sequence ATGGCGTTTTTATATGATACGTTATTACAGGAATTTGGTAAAAGAGCTATTGCGCAAGTTACCGTTCCTAGCCATGTCACCGACAATCTCATGTCTGGATTTGCTCAAAGGCCTTATCAAATCGAGGCTTTTCAGCGTTTTATTCTTTGCGAGTCAGAAGATTTTGAGGGTAAGCCAAAAAGACCTGTCCACCTTCTTTATAATATGGCAACAGGAAGCGGGAAGACCTTGATAATGGCAGGTCTGATGTTACACCTTTACTCTAAAGGTTATCGAAATTTTCTATTTTTCGTAAATAGTAACAATATCATCCAGAAGACGCGAGACAATTTTCTGAATCCAAATGCTTCGAAATATTTGTTCAATAGTAAAATTGTAATTGGTGCAAAACACGTTTTAATTAAAGAGGTTGATAATTTCGATGAAGCGGATGATCGAAATATAAACGTCAAGTTTACCACCATTCAACAGCTTCATATAGACTTGAGCAATACGAAAGAGAACAGTGTAACCTTTGAAGATTTTGAGGAAAAAAAGTTGGTTTTACTTGCCGACGAAGCTCATCATTTGGTAGCAGGAACTAAATCTGGGAAGTTGTTTGGAAGTTGGGAAGATACAGTGAAGAAAATACACGATGCCAATCTGGAAAATATCTTATTAGAGTTTACCGCAACAATTGATACCAATACCGCAACCTTGGTAAATCATTACCAAGACAAGGTACTTTTTAAATACAACCTTGCCGAGTTTCGTAATGACAAATATTCTAAAGAAATCAACCTTATCCGTTCTCTTTTTGATGAACAGGACAGGACAATCCAAGCACTGATTTTAAATCTTTATCGTCAGGAACTCGCAACTCTTAACAATATCAATTTGAAACCCGTAATTCTCTTCAAAGCGAAAGCAACTATCAAGGAATCGGAACGGAATAAAGAGAATTTTCACAAATTGATCGATAATTTTTCGGCTGGGTTAGTTGAAAAAGTTCGGAAGACTTCTACCGTTCCAGTTGTTCAGAAAGCTTTCCGATTTTTTGAAGCAAACGAAATATCAGCTGATGTTATTGCGAAACGCATTCAGGCGAACTTCAAATTTGAAAATTGCTTAAGTGCCAACAATGATGCAGAAGCGGAGCAGAATCAGATATTGTTAAACACGTTGGAAGATGAAAATAACCCAATTCGGGCGGTATTCGCCGTGCAAAAATTGAATGAAGGTTGGGATGTTTTGAACTTGTTCGATATTGTTCGCCTTTATGAGGGCAGAGACGGTAAAGAAGGTAAGCCAGGAAAAGCTACTCTTGCTGAAGCGCAGTTAATTGGTCGAGGTGCAAGGTACTATCCGTTTTCTTTAGATGAAGGACAGGATAGGTTTACCCGAAAATTTGATGAAGATATTTCAAACGACTTGAAAGTCTTGGAAGAATTGTATTATCACACTAAAGAAGACAGTCGGTACATTTCAGAATTGAAGAAAGCCCTGGTTGATTCTGGTATTTATGAGGATGATGAAAATTTGGTATCCAAGCAACTTACATTGAAACTAGACTTTAAGGCTACTGGTTTTTATCGTGATGGACAAGTTTTCTTCAATAAGAAAGTTCCTAAAAGTTTTGACAACATAAAATCATTTGCAGATTTGGGTGTCAAGAAAACGAACTACTTACATGTATTGTCTTCAGGAGTAGGAAGGATGTCCAGTGCATTTTTTGAAATGGAACTGACTCGGTCTAATGATGAGATAATCAAAACTAGGGACGTGAAACTGACGGAAATCCCGAGCAATATAATTCGTTTTGCTTTAAGCCAAAACCCGTTTTTTTATTTTGACAGTCTGACTCGTTATTTTCCAGGCATTAGTTCGCTTGGGACATTTGTTGAAAGCACCAATTACTTAGGAGCTTTGCAAATAACGTTTAGTGGAACAGCCAGTCGCCTAGAAGAGATTAATCATCTTGACTATCTTCAAGCTATGAATGCACTTTTGCAAAGCATTGAATCTGATATAAAGAGCAATTCTACGGAATATGAAGGTTCGGACTTTATTAAGAAGCCAGTCCATGAAGTTTTCAGGGACAAAGAAATTAAGGTATACAAAGGTAGCGAACGAGCTGACGGGCAGGAGGCCTTAGTAGCTCAAGAGCCTTGGTATGTTTACAATGCGAATTATGGAACAAGTGAAGAAAAAAAATTTGTTGAACTATTCTCCAGACGCTTTAACAGTCTCAATCAAAAGTTTGAAAATATTTACTTAATAAGAAACGAGAGAGAAGTGAAAATTTTCGACAAACTCGGCCGAGCTTTCGAGCCTGACTTTCTGCTGTTCTGCAAACAACGTAAAAAAGAACATATTACTTTCCAAGTTTTTATTGAGCCCAAAGGAACTCATCTGGTAGGCCACGATAAATGGAAGGAAGACTTTTTGAGAGAGGTGAGTGAGGAAAAGAAGACTATCAAAATCAATATGGACACTTATTTAATAACCGCTGTTCCATTCTACAACTACAGCAACGAAAATGTTTTTAGTACATCCCTGGACGACGTATTATAA
- a CDS encoding putative phage abortive infection protein, whose amino-acid sequence MEKNLKRSLVYLVFLTLIVTVVFVIIVCINFSIFEKIDWAATGQVGDFFGGVIGTLVGAIGFILIYLSFVSQTNSQKEQEKQFLKSQIESRFFELIKLHKENVNDIIYSPKKTTEIRGRKAVDFIYQQIEQCYGEIGVFFEFETPERIYTSKYLEKIRCYQKERSGICLLNLAQIDIAYSIVFFGTSHTDLQALYRLLSRYYDEAFIKLICRYVRLKPLSEDLMAKWRIIEERNLTVLEIKDAFEKLDERTAKESLTLEEISGYEDHYIVAFRDLAKIEKLNKYYGGHQYKLGHYFRHLFQTVKYIDEKTILKYGEKYDYIKTLRAQLSTIEQYIVFFNSLSFMGRAWEFDNIVDNTSNKHRNKWLITKYNFLKNIPDLYPFEGVLEINKYYPDVHFEFGDKPSTRASLEEVFTATDNLQDQYCCREKE is encoded by the coding sequence ATGGAAAAGAACCTTAAAAGATCGTTGGTATACCTTGTTTTTTTAACACTAATTGTAACAGTTGTATTTGTAATCATCGTTTGTATTAATTTTTCAATATTCGAGAAAATAGATTGGGCAGCGACTGGCCAAGTAGGTGATTTTTTTGGCGGTGTAATCGGGACGTTAGTGGGTGCAATCGGTTTTATACTTATCTATTTGAGTTTCGTTTCTCAAACCAATTCTCAAAAAGAGCAGGAGAAACAATTTCTGAAATCGCAGATTGAGAGCAGATTTTTTGAGTTAATTAAGCTGCATAAGGAGAACGTAAACGATATTATTTATAGTCCAAAAAAAACAACGGAAATACGGGGCAGGAAGGCAGTTGATTTTATTTATCAGCAAATAGAGCAGTGTTACGGTGAAATAGGTGTGTTTTTTGAGTTCGAGACTCCTGAAAGAATTTATACCAGCAAGTATTTGGAAAAAATTCGATGTTATCAAAAAGAAAGGTCAGGTATCTGTTTGTTGAACTTAGCTCAAATTGATATTGCATATTCTATTGTGTTTTTCGGTACCTCCCATACGGATTTGCAAGCGTTATACAGGCTGTTGTCAAGATATTATGATGAAGCGTTTATAAAGTTAATCTGTAGATATGTTAGATTAAAGCCCCTTTCCGAAGATTTAATGGCAAAATGGCGAATTATAGAAGAAAGAAATCTAACTGTTTTAGAGATTAAAGATGCGTTTGAAAAGCTAGACGAGAGAACTGCAAAAGAATCGTTGACTCTAGAAGAAATATCGGGTTATGAAGACCATTATATAGTTGCATTTAGAGATTTGGCGAAAATTGAAAAGCTCAATAAATACTATGGCGGACATCAATATAAATTGGGGCACTATTTTCGACACCTATTTCAAACAGTAAAATACATTGACGAGAAAACAATACTGAAATACGGCGAAAAATATGATTACATAAAAACCCTTAGAGCACAATTATCAACAATAGAGCAGTATATAGTTTTTTTTAATAGCCTTTCGTTTATGGGTAGAGCTTGGGAGTTTGATAATATTGTAGATAATACTTCTAATAAGCATAGAAATAAGTGGTTAATTACTAAATATAATTTTTTAAAGAATATCCCAGATTTGTATCCATTTGAAGGTGTTTTAGAAATAAATAAATATTATCCCGATGTGCATTTTGAATTTGGCGACAAACCAAGTACTAGAGCTAGTTTAGAAGAAGTATTTACTGCGACAGATAACTTACAAGATCAATACTGCTGTAGAGAAAAGGAATAG
- a CDS encoding DinB family protein — translation MNHDLFEVEILRASRLRLSQLIDTVNHELLFTIPENFNNNIIWQIGHCITSQQRHMYMRSGLPMHISQEFMETFKIGTSPGSWITRPDVHEVKHALLFTVEQLREDLKSGVFVRYKPFSLPIGIHISNHLQALQAAIFHEAEHSGIIFSYLKLLQK, via the coding sequence ATGAATCACGACCTGTTTGAAGTAGAAATTCTGCGCGCTAGCCGACTCCGGTTATCCCAATTGATTGATACCGTCAACCATGAACTCCTGTTTACCATTCCGGAAAATTTCAACAACAATATCATCTGGCAAATTGGCCATTGCATCACCTCCCAGCAGCGGCACATGTACATGCGCAGTGGTTTGCCCATGCACATATCCCAGGAATTTATGGAAACATTCAAAATCGGAACTTCCCCAGGCTCCTGGATAACCCGCCCCGATGTGCATGAAGTGAAACATGCATTGCTCTTCACCGTGGAGCAGCTTCGCGAAGATCTGAAATCTGGGGTATTTGTTCGATACAAACCTTTCAGCCTGCCGATCGGAATCCATATCAGCAACCATTTACAGGCACTGCAGGCCGCCATCTTTCATGAAGCGGAACATAGTGGAATCATATTCAGTTACCTGAAACTACTGCAGAAATAG
- a CDS encoding M48 family metalloprotease, giving the protein MKLNRKITFSIILFATTTLNSCQTSNGNSGDNTVTQTEVETTSNLLKGCGFNSFVEVENSFLPAEEYVQQIVRNIVKFAGLPSNFSVYQSENMNNAFAAFDGVNRLIVYDPKLFRNVEVGSSTYWSSVSIIAHEIGHHLSGHTFEQVGDNHGVELQADKFSGHILYKMGASVEQAIAAIKFLGSVHDSQSHPNKDRRIKAIMEGWNEAQSQRYNGAIPATPSDNYFINEVYTQNMLLNSEHFEYVEYREYGENDPFEFGVITEVDNDYSEFKIRLLKDNTSFYEEDLTVFVDANDGSEMCNACWRNFQSLLVPGRRLKLKVLEGLPGGGTSGIGMFYLIHAEQVKNPTF; this is encoded by the coding sequence ATGAAATTAAACAGAAAGATTACTTTCAGTATCATCCTCTTTGCAACCACAACGCTAAATTCCTGTCAAACCAGCAATGGAAATAGTGGAGACAATACAGTAACACAAACAGAAGTTGAGACTACAAGCAATTTATTGAAAGGTTGTGGGTTCAATTCATTTGTTGAAGTGGAGAATAGTTTTCTGCCTGCAGAAGAATATGTTCAACAGATTGTCCGAAATATTGTTAAATTCGCTGGTTTACCCTCCAATTTCAGTGTTTACCAAAGTGAAAATATGAACAATGCGTTCGCGGCATTTGATGGTGTGAACCGATTAATTGTTTATGATCCAAAGTTATTTCGAAACGTTGAAGTTGGTTCTTCAACCTATTGGTCATCTGTATCAATAATTGCACATGAGATCGGTCATCATTTAAGTGGTCACACCTTTGAACAGGTTGGTGACAATCATGGAGTGGAATTACAGGCAGACAAATTTTCAGGGCACATCTTATATAAAATGGGTGCTTCAGTAGAACAGGCCATAGCAGCAATTAAATTCTTAGGATCGGTTCATGATTCTCAATCACACCCTAATAAGGATCGACGCATAAAAGCTATTATGGAAGGTTGGAATGAGGCACAGTCCCAACGCTATAATGGGGCTATTCCTGCCACTCCATCAGATAATTATTTTATTAATGAAGTGTATACGCAAAATATGTTATTAAATTCTGAACATTTTGAATATGTTGAATACCGGGAATATGGTGAAAACGATCCTTTTGAATTCGGAGTAATTACTGAGGTTGATAATGATTATTCTGAATTTAAAATTCGATTATTAAAGGATAACACGTCCTTCTATGAAGAAGATTTGACAGTATTTGTAGATGCGAATGATGGGTCAGAAATGTGCAATGCTTGTTGGCGCAATTTTCAATCGCTCTTAGTACCTGGCAGACGATTAAAATTAAAAGTTTTAGAAGGTTTACCAGGTGGAGGAACTTCAGGAATTGGCATGTTTTATTTAATTCATGCTGAACAGGTTAAAAATCCAACATTTTAA
- a CDS encoding FISUMP domain-containing protein, with protein MLRFSNLSPTFYSLIIVLFCCSVISCKDTGREGTKKGEALVMVRLSEAVYADEGMLGQRSSSPIDPGAARQTITLNSDYLLQASLIPIGSIASKGQPISAGNPLRAAVVKTPLTPNIRYKLVVFKSNGEYVAERDYVYTQESHTPELLLDGGTAYTFIAYSINSTTALPNLSYRDGTKRTLDEAIVSTAGSELELMYFRKDMTVTGNNPNHLAIILRHRVSEITTTIDAQQTGYNITTLLASLTPHYPTASMNLADGTIVHSGTPEELDLTFSGLPAMVATAAPVLFNTDGSSASLTLGSIDITHIAMSNVKALSGMHVLPGFRYNLKLTIVPNDGYLSHADLPAVRIGGQIWMRHNVGAIAENPEQIPITSEQHGNYHQWGRMVSFGDGTSNIPARSLRIQPPPPNWSGIAFNVKNAWNTGTDTEPEKNTDNDPCPTGYRVPTKIEMKELLTNVLITNTGTWTEGASNYDSGKVFTSKRKSSVTMVFPAQGMYNSGGTTTDGTNAMNAYIFAGLSSRGSNGLYWLSNFRSSNTVSRLSLVRDGNFIVDKVPNNSNTTISYVVRCIAENQP; from the coding sequence ATGTTACGTTTCAGCAACCTCAGTCCAACTTTCTACTCCCTTATTATTGTCCTATTTTGCTGTTCGGTTATTTCGTGTAAGGACACCGGACGCGAAGGAACAAAAAAAGGCGAAGCCTTGGTGATGGTTCGCCTGTCGGAGGCCGTCTATGCCGATGAAGGCATGCTGGGTCAGCGGTCGAGTTCACCGATCGACCCCGGTGCAGCGCGGCAGACCATTACACTCAATTCGGATTACCTTTTGCAGGCATCGCTGATTCCCATTGGGTCTATTGCCTCCAAGGGACAACCCATCAGCGCCGGCAATCCCCTGCGTGCTGCCGTGGTCAAGACGCCATTGACGCCCAATATCCGCTACAAACTGGTCGTATTCAAAAGCAATGGCGAATATGTGGCTGAACGGGATTATGTGTACACGCAAGAATCGCATACGCCGGAACTGCTCTTGGATGGTGGCACGGCCTATACCTTTATCGCCTATTCCATCAACAGCACCACGGCACTGCCGAATCTTTCCTATCGGGATGGGACCAAAAGAACGCTGGACGAGGCCATCGTTTCAACCGCTGGGTCCGAATTGGAACTGATGTACTTCCGGAAAGACATGACCGTTACGGGGAATAACCCGAACCACTTGGCGATCATCCTCCGGCACAGGGTCAGCGAGATCACCACGACCATCGATGCACAGCAGACGGGCTACAACATCACGACGCTTTTGGCCAGCCTGACGCCCCATTATCCGACGGCAAGCATGAACCTTGCCGATGGCACGATCGTGCACTCGGGCACTCCCGAAGAGCTGGACCTGACCTTCAGTGGGCTGCCGGCCATGGTTGCCACTGCGGCGCCAGTGCTTTTCAATACGGATGGCAGCAGTGCCAGCCTCACCTTGGGCAGCATCGACATCACCCACATCGCCATGAGCAATGTGAAGGCGCTGTCCGGTATGCATGTGCTCCCCGGGTTTCGGTACAACCTGAAATTGACGATCGTGCCGAACGATGGCTACCTCTCTCATGCGGATCTGCCGGCCGTGCGCATTGGCGGACAGATCTGGATGCGCCATAATGTGGGCGCGATTGCGGAAAATCCTGAACAAATCCCCATTACTTCCGAACAACATGGCAATTACCACCAATGGGGCCGGATGGTTTCCTTTGGTGATGGCACCTCGAATATTCCGGCGCGCAGTCTACGCATCCAGCCACCGCCTCCCAACTGGTCGGGCATCGCCTTCAATGTCAAGAATGCGTGGAATACAGGTACGGATACCGAACCGGAGAAGAATACCGACAATGACCCTTGCCCGACGGGCTATCGTGTCCCTACAAAAATTGAAATGAAGGAGTTATTGACCAATGTGCTGATCACCAATACCGGAACTTGGACGGAAGGTGCCTCCAATTACGACAGTGGCAAGGTGTTCACGAGCAAGCGCAAGAGCAGTGTCACCATGGTCTTTCCGGCGCAAGGGATGTACAATTCCGGCGGTACTACTACCGATGGTACCAACGCCATGAATGCCTATATCTTTGCGGGCCTGTCCAGCCGAGGATCAAACGGCCTCTATTGGCTCAGCAATTTCCGCAGCTCCAATACGGTCTCTCGCCTGAGCTTGGTCCGGGATGGAAATTTCATCGTCGATAAGGTGCCCAATAATTCCAATACCACCATCAGCTATGTCGTTCGCTGCATCGCCGAGAATCAACCTTAA
- a CDS encoding DEAD/DEAH box helicase, giving the protein MSIDKLKLSKRLQANMNALGYFAAKEFQLKTISRIIGGHSLIGIAPEGAGKTTSYVLGVLMRLKYTQDEAPKFLILAPNEERINEIVDRFYTISKNKDLHIMGLKTSGGMEEEIEDLVRGVDIVVATPARARAVYLKLGLNLNRIQTFIIDDAEEIVKQGMQTNVRELAQSCGKVQYLAFSTVEHEKLHLMIDDFMAFAPVFEVEELAEEVAETHELMLYQVPNFTTKINLLNDLMRDEEVFDKVVLFVNSKQTAHNLLNRLHLKKGEAAILNPMFFEDEGYEDVQVFRQTSNTRLLIVANEGAGELDLQGIPFIFHFEIPESTDEFIKHVLKTDDTEAIAITFATDLELPEVKKIEQKLGKKMPIMPLPDDLHIYKPSEITREKVEEDKSRGGAFHEKKASNSKTYNYGSGEKARMTMRNKKK; this is encoded by the coding sequence GTGTCCATAGATAAATTGAAACTTAGTAAGCGGCTACAGGCCAACATGAATGCCTTGGGTTATTTTGCGGCGAAGGAATTCCAATTGAAAACCATTTCGCGCATCATCGGTGGGCATAGCCTGATCGGTATTGCGCCGGAAGGGGCCGGCAAGACGACTTCCTATGTGCTTGGTGTCTTGATGCGCCTAAAATACACGCAGGATGAAGCACCGAAGTTCTTGATCCTGGCTCCCAATGAGGAGCGCATCAATGAGATCGTGGACCGTTTCTATACCATCAGTAAGAATAAGGACCTGCATATTATGGGATTGAAGACCAGTGGCGGCATGGAAGAGGAAATCGAAGACCTTGTCCGTGGGGTGGATATCGTTGTGGCGACGCCAGCGCGGGCCCGCGCGGTCTACCTGAAACTGGGGCTCAACCTGAACCGCATACAGACCTTTATCATTGATGATGCGGAAGAAATAGTAAAACAGGGGATGCAGACCAATGTCCGTGAACTGGCGCAGAGCTGCGGCAAGGTGCAATACCTCGCGTTCAGTACCGTTGAACATGAGAAACTACACTTGATGATCGACGACTTCATGGCCTTTGCACCGGTATTCGAAGTAGAGGAACTTGCAGAAGAGGTGGCCGAGACGCATGAATTGATGCTGTACCAGGTGCCGAACTTCACGACCAAGATCAATCTGCTGAACGATCTGATGCGCGATGAAGAGGTGTTTGATAAGGTGGTCCTCTTTGTGAACAGCAAACAGACCGCACATAACCTATTGAATAGACTGCACCTGAAGAAAGGCGAGGCGGCGATTCTAAACCCAATGTTCTTTGAAGATGAAGGCTATGAAGATGTGCAGGTGTTCAGACAAACATCCAATACACGTTTACTGATCGTAGCTAACGAGGGCGCAGGCGAATTGGACCTGCAGGGCATTCCTTTTATATTCCATTTTGAGATTCCTGAGTCAACGGATGAGTTTATCAAGCATGTCCTGAAGACCGACGATACAGAGGCGATTGCCATCACATTCGCGACAGATCTGGAGCTTCCCGAAGTGAAGAAGATCGAGCAGAAGCTGGGCAAGAAAATGCCGATTATGCCTTTACCGGATGATCTGCATATCTATAAGCCATCGGAAATTACGCGCGAAAAGGTGGAAGAGGATAAGAGCCGTGGTGGTGCATTCCATGAAAAGAAAGCCAGCAACAGCAAAACGTATAACTATGGCAGTGGCGAAAAGGCACGCATGACCATGCGCAACAAGAAGAAGTAA
- a CDS encoding RNA polymerase sigma factor yields MSKFNFNRDVMQQSNVLLEYAKNFTKDHNDAEDLLQDTLIKVYRYIDNFKEGTNLTGWIYTIMRNTFINNYRKKSIVNSVVTQKEEFTPSDLIKSSVKNNVENAFLNDDIQYALQKLPEMYYRPFVMHFEGYKYYEIAEYLQIPDGTVKTRIHMARKMLQGILKEYKVSRSA; encoded by the coding sequence ATGAGCAAGTTCAATTTTAACAGAGATGTAATGCAGCAGTCCAATGTATTATTAGAGTACGCGAAAAACTTCACGAAGGATCATAATGATGCAGAGGATTTATTGCAGGACACCCTGATCAAGGTCTATCGCTATATAGATAACTTTAAAGAGGGTACCAATTTGACCGGATGGATCTACACGATCATGCGCAATACGTTCATTAACAATTACCGCAAGAAATCCATCGTGAATTCCGTAGTGACTCAAAAGGAGGAATTTACACCTTCCGATCTGATCAAGTCTTCGGTAAAGAACAATGTAGAGAATGCATTCCTGAATGATGACATCCAGTATGCGCTCCAGAAACTGCCGGAAATGTACTACCGCCCGTTCGTGATGCACTTCGAAGGCTACAAATACTATGAGATTGCAGAATACCTGCAGATTCCAGATGGCACCGTTAAGACACGCATCCATATGGCGCGCAAAATGTTGCAGGGAATCCTGAAAGAATACAAGGTTTCCAGATCCGCATAA
- a CDS encoding nuclear transport factor 2 family protein codes for MKNEILTIERKYWEAMANHDFETVKELTFFPCIVASNQGIRNMDEDSFAQNFAQAKDMQMNIIDISQEEVSVISDDYVVLGYVIELEHTMDGQMKRSKCACTSAWARVNGSWQCPLHTETELS; via the coding sequence ATGAAGAACGAAATCTTAACAATCGAACGCAAATATTGGGAGGCCATGGCCAACCACGATTTTGAAACAGTCAAGGAACTGACTTTTTTCCCATGTATCGTTGCCAGTAATCAAGGTATACGGAACATGGACGAGGATAGCTTTGCCCAAAATTTTGCCCAGGCGAAGGATATGCAGATGAACATTATCGATATCAGCCAGGAAGAGGTATCGGTGATTTCGGATGATTACGTTGTGCTGGGCTATGTCATCGAGCTGGAACATACCATGGATGGCCAAATGAAGCGATCCAAATGTGCCTGCACTTCCGCTTGGGCGCGTGTCAATGGCAGTTGGCAGTGTCCGCTGCATACCGAAACTGAATTGAGCTAA